tttgattattaatttatcgattCTAAGGAAAAGCGCGTTTCGAGATAAATACAGTGTGTTGCGAATCACGTTTGCGAAtccattcttcttttttcgacGATTGGTAATAGCATTATCAACGACTGTTaattatcgtttatttatcATCGATACGAACGTCCTTTTTGCGAGTTCGTCTCTTTTCTACTTTCTTTTAAAGATAACgatttaatcgaaatattcAGTAATATTTCCTCtggttatatttctatatttatatttatttatatttataaagtgTATCTTCCGTTGGATTTGGCTCGAAAATGTTGTTCATTTTCGACGCAGAACTCTTCCGAACGTGAATTTCAATGGAATTTCAGCAAAATGGAGTTTTGCAGTTATCGTTTCAGggtattggaatattattttagaatatttatatttgatttcgaaaagaaaaaaaacgttAATCCCGATGGAGGGATGAAAAACCATCCACTCGGTGGTTGAGCGTGGGTGCGCTCGCAGATGCAGCGGTTACATTGTCGATTCCCTTTTTGCATTTCTTCACCATTCCAGTCGATTTactcaaatatttttgcattcgTATCGGTATCTTAGCAACctttgttttcattttccCATTAAGTAATTCATAATTCACGGTGAGtggaaaattttacaaaatcgcACGTAATAATTTATGGAAACTTTTACTCGGGCGTTCTTTCGATCTTGAAATATCTTCAGATGTTTCTCGTTGCTTAAGAAGATAGATTTTTCTGACAATTTCTTGAAACAAAAATCTCTGTAGAATATGAAGATACATGGTAgcaaacataaatattaaaaactcaaataaacaaacaaatccttgcaatgtaaataaacaaagcgAGAACGTGTACGAACAAGTTGGGAGTgtggaaatagaaaatacatcGTCATggtatatttcataaattgagaagaaatatgatttatttttatttcttgttaACACAAAAAACAGAATTGTGGATAAAACGCGATTCGAAGAAGATGCTTGCTCGCACTTGCTTAGTTGCTGCGATTCGTGTATTTTTGACTTTATCGCCTCCTCGCAGGATCATGAATGTTTCATGTACAGATGTACCTTTAGTCAGCTGTTGGCGATCCAATTAAacacaaattaaatttccgtGTTCAGTCAGCCACAAACGTTTAATAAGCGAAATGTAAACACTTAGTTCATGGGACTAGTTTACACGTGCAAAATGAATTCTCCATGTTATTACACGTTCCAcgaattctaattaaattacaattcgTCCAATCCAAAATCTATAGCGGGTCTTACTATGTATATAATCCAACCAACCTGCAACCAACTCTGCTTACTATTTCTCTAAAGCCTGCGTATGCTACATACAAATTCAGAAAatcgtaattttcattttccatcTTTTATTCCAGTATCATCTTATTCCAGAGTTTTCAATGTTTGCCTGAGCAAGATGAAAGagagacaaagaaaaagaaagagtgaAACATCTGAATCGACCCGTTATTCTATAATGGCTCGATTGAAACTATGTTAAACGAAAGAAGGgggtggaaaaaaaaaatagaaaagttaaaatcatgttaaacgaaataagagagtgaaaaaaaagtagaaataaattacacgAGGGCACACATGCgtgtttttcttgtttaaagGGCCAAATTATACGCGATGCATTGAATGCATCGACCGTACAACGCGCGCTGGTACACAAGTTTTACGGTCCTCCGCGTTCTCGCCGGTGCATTTCCGCGTACTCCGGAATTACCGGCTGGATTTCCATCAGCCATAAAACCTTGAAGGGTGCATTCCTCTGTTCGCCGCAGATGCTAAAGCTTTAGCCGGCGTTTGGCAGGATAACAAAGAATTAAGCGCCGCTCGGGGCTTGAATTAACAGGTATTTATAATTTGGAAGTCTGTAGAAGTTAAACTTCCTcatgtaatacgtcatatcctTTCGTATCTTTAGTTGTTTAGTTGcgcaaaaagataaaaattaaactattcagaaaacatattttttggTGTTTTCtgaattatgatatttatgtttatggaaaattgaatCATAATTTAATCATGATCATAACAGAAGAATATGATCAGTATATCTTTGTTACTCTTCTAATTTTAATGtcacttttttattaaatagtagaattttaatataatataaattgaaaatgaaaacatgTTGGtaggtttataaaaatatctcaattttGTGGAAGACAAAGTTATTGGTACTTGTCATGATATTTAGTATATGAAACTAATTTCTCCTATGgttttatttcttccgttgtatttataaaaatttaaattttcatacattttcataaatagCCACAGTCcagttataatttattttaattgattagTCGCGTGGAATAATTTGGCGAACGAAACGATAGTTTTCTCGTTTCAACTTATTTGCGGTCAAATTTACGTTTGCAATACACTTATTCATAATCGAATTTGTGCCAGTCCATGTTCGTTTATGGTGAAATTTATGCTACACTAAGCGGTCACCGATAACATCTACGTTTATGACTGaatttatgacgcaatacgcgATACGTCGACGATtgacgttataatatttacgcCGTTTGCCTGTTTCGGTTATCAGTGGCTAACTTTATATGCTTATGATTTTTTCATTGGCCATTACGGGGCGAAAACTAACGGGGAAGAAAACACGATGTTCAAGACTCATAACGTGAAAGCTACTCGTGCCACGcaatattatactttcattcTCTAATGGAAAATTTGGACCTTTGCTTCTTATTGaagttattagatgtatgtgaacaaagaaacgcgtggataaattgtaaggtagaaaatatattttaaatactgaagagtaaatacaaatcggaatataattcagctgatccagatccgcacgctagcagtgttaccctatgactgaaaaccctgaagccaacaacgcctatctactgtttatgttttgccttcgacgcagtcttttatttatacactgtcgatggcttcagtgcttaagaaaactaaaagaccagatgcagagttttcttagaagtttttctttttatttgcgtttattttacaatcaattctcgttagagaattttaagtaaatttatctgacgtggtactatgacattatagtatgtttgattctatttgaatcgaGTGCTTAgatctaaggtgtaatgtcgtTTTAGCCTGCAGATCTGTTCCGAcatgtcgagtagttgagtaattagagggttttggtggttgttaactcttgtgctgtgtctattgctgaatttggataattcttctttgactgtgggtatcttgaggtcatgatgtatcgtttcgttggtaacgtaccaaggtgcatctattagggatcttagggttttcgattggaatcgttgaagaatttccatgttggaattacttgctgttccccatagttggattccataggtccaaacagattttaatatggccttgtataatgtaattttactttaagttggaacgtcgaCCGATGAgtcagtagaattttttaaattttgctttgagtCGTTTGGAtttatctaagatatgttgtttccatgtcaatcttctgtccagaatcatgcccagatatctgagTGACTCTTTATCTGGAGTAGGTATGTTGTTTATCATCACCTGTGGGCAAGTTTGTTTTCGTAGCGTGAAAATTATATGACTGGATTTGTTTTCATTGACTTTGAAGCGTCATTTGTGGAACCACTCTTCCATAGAGTCgattcttagaagtggtgaccacttcaacactTCTTTCAAAGGattaaatacaaatgaaaatgCTGTACCATTAAAAGCATGCTAATTTCTTCAgttatctttattctaatggaactgaacaattttaaattgataatttccTAAAAACTTTGTTCCATTCTATGTATGCATAAACATTTTTTGTGAATCAGTAGAGAGTATACGAATAAGTGATAAGTTTAGTAATCGATGtttaaattgcatttaataGAGTCCCACTGTATTGATTGCATTTGCGGTGTTTTATGAGGTTGCCAGATTCACCAGGCAGCCTGTTTGCCCTTTGTGATTTCTAATGTCACATCAGTGCTTTACACTGCTAATGGCACGTGATTATGTTTACAATGCGCCACGTGGCCTCCAATGTCACTGTTCGTTGTTTGTGCAGAGTATCATGTGACTTCTGGTTTGCGATACACTTGTAATGGACAATACCGAATTGCATTTACCCAGCCTAAATGATGGATTCCGTGTAAATTCTACAATTAGATCAAGTGGAATATTGAGTTACGGTAATTGAGATTCAAGGACAACGATCcttacatttatttacaattcatCTCTTATTTTTTCCAGAGTACAATGGACTCGTTACTTGTATTCCACAttaaaaagatgaaagaataaaaaatatcaagaaaTTTCTTGTATTTCCAGGTGCAGTTTGGTTACAAGAAGGAGAAGCTTCTAGGAGGAAATGATTCAAAATCGAGGAAAGTGAAACGACATAAAGATGTTGGCACTATTTTACAATCGCTGATCCTGCATTTTTTCCaggttttaataattttatttatcacaggaaggaaagaaaaagacaagATTAAGAATCTTTTTGTATTCCAAAGATCAGTTCGATTTTAAAATCGAGAAGAAACTTACAGAAGGAAATTATCCAAAGATTGATAGAGGAAAGTAAAACAAAACGATTATGAACGTGCAAAACGACGGTGGAGGTAGGAAGACACGTAAAAACAATTCCGGCGATTAAATCCGAGTAGTCAGTTTCGGtcgctctttctctcgtgGAGTCCAACAACGCTCGTTTGGAATTGTAAAACGGCGGACGATACAATCCTCCAAACGAATCCTTTAAACCTTGGCACAGTAATTTTCTTTACTAGCCACATTACCATTATCTTCAGGCTAGCTCTTAGCCGATGGTTATACTTTCACAGccgcgtttcttttttctttttttatagttaATTCGATCGACCGTGTAGCCATACCACTGATGACTAATTAAAGTTCAAATGGAGAATTCAGAGATGAAAACATACTTAGTTGGCTGGAAACACAAATTGACTGGAACTATTTATCGGAACACGTGCACGCAAACCGACGGCAAAAATGACAAAAGAACGCAGACAAATTTTACGATGGATAAATTTACGAATGTGGAATGTGACGTTGAAGTGCAGACGAATTTCTTTCCTAACGTCCGCGACAGATTTATAACAAGTTTTCGAAATTCCAAGGAACCGAGATTCAAGGATTACTCGAGCGAGAAGATTCTAGAGAGCGTCGTAAAGATACAGAGGTTTTACAGGTAAAGTAACGAACGACGGATATTAAGGTAGCGAGTAGAATACGAGCAGGACAGGGCAGGTTTTCGCCATATCTCGCGACTGGCAGAAATAAAGCCACGAAGCGTCGTTAAAtcagttatttttattaattaagtgCTCTAGCCGGTACGAAGAGAAGCGTAAAGCTTGATGTTGCGGTAAGATACAAAATTTACTCGCGTTGCATAGGTAGGTCAAAGAGAAACTGGTTAAGAGAACAGAATTTCTCTGTTCCGTGGCTCGAAACTTTCTCACGCCATTTGCAATAATTTAACGTAATGTAGATCAATTTTAAACCTCTCCAACCTTATCGAATTGTTACTTCGATTAACTTACACAGTTTTACAATTCGAAGTATTAGTTTAGTACTTGGCGCTTAATACTCTCCACTGACTTTTCACCcgatgaaatatttccaaGAGCCCAGCTTTCAACCCTCGAACTTCGCCAAACCGTCTGCTCCCTAAAATCCTTTGGATTTCCTCGAATCGAACGTGTCAACGAAGAACACAGCGCGCACACGAGCTCGTAACTCCGTGGCGTAAACTTTTGGCGACGAACAAAATCTCCGAGGAACACCTGTTCAAACGTCTGTTCGACGTTGCCCGCAGAGCTCACCGCGGCCGGCAAACCACGATCTCGTCGAGCGGCGTTTCAGCCTGCGCTAAGAACACGAACCGGCGGCAAATACAGCCAGTACCGAGATTCTATCGCAGCCGGGATTTCGTGATACTAAACCGCACGTCGCCGAGTACCAGGGCGGACTTCGAGTTGCTGTACAATCTGCTGGATCGTTGGCGTATCCACGAGACGAAGAGTGCGAGTGAACAGCTGTTCGTGTCGTCCAGGATCGCATTGTGCAGTTTAATCCTATCAAAGGAGGTAGAGCTATTGCGAGCTATTGATTCGAGGAAAACcactattaaattaaaaaagagagagcAATCATACAGAAACTTCTTGGATGAGTTGTGCAAACCTGTTGTGTGGAAAACCAGTCATGGAGAATCGATTCCTGTAATTACGCCATTTGTACAGTACGCCAGATGCTTTAGAGACACGTTCGAAGAGTTATCGAAGGAAAATATGACTGTTAAGGAAAGAATTGAGATGTTGTCTAAATTGAGAGACGATATAGAGCCTCATACGTGTAAGGAATCTGATGAACTGGTACGTTTGTTGAATCAAGAGATTGATCTGTTGACCCGTAACGTGGAGGAAAGTAAGTTGAATTGGTTAAGAAGTGGGCTGAGGATGGCTTTTTTGAGACTGGCAAGGGAGTCCTTGAGAAACGAGCGAGAGGATTCGAGGCTGATCAGTTGGTTCCGGACCAGTTGTAAAACCATCTGCAGGAGCTGCGGCAGACTATTGCCTCTCGAGAAGTTCCCACGCGAGAAATGGTCCCGTTCCTCTTCGTGCAATTACTGTCTCTACGTGAGAATTCGCACTGGGCCTCGGCTCGTATACGAGCCGTATCAAAGACTTCTTCGTGATGTAAGACGTCGCGAAGCTAGAATCTATTGTTACACCAGTCTGGCTTTTGTTATTGATGCAAAAGCCGTTTACCATTTGGTGAACGATATTTGGCACGGGAAATCGGCCATTTCTGAAAACGACAATTTAGAGGAGTTGAGGTTGGTGAGATTTCGAAATGACGAAGAGTGGTCACCGTGGAATTGTCTTTTATTAACCGTGAAAGAAGCCTCGTTGCATCGAAAGGTAGTTGACCTCGGTAAGTTTTACGGACCGATGATACTACAAAAGTTCTGCACGAAGAATCTTCAGGCCAAACTTCGGTTCGAGTTCGTGGCCAAATTCAAGAACCTTCGTGGAAATAAACAATGCtattaaacgctcatttattATTGTTCTTCGTGGGAAGTTAATTAGCAAGTTGCGGATATTTTCTTCAGTGTATAGTAAAAGGATAGAGTAAAGAAAGCGAAGTTTGATATCACGTTGAGAATGTTGAGCGAATAGTTAGATGCTgagaatatttaattcgtaTACATGGAATATctggtataaaataaaagtattttcatgatcgtctaaatttattcaatatgaaaaatctatcacCTTACCTCCACGCGATCTCAATAGGAAGATATTAGGGGATAACAAGTACCGTGTATTTCTTGAAGCAtccaataaataattattcttatagTAACTTTTACATCAACAAAAAAGGATATgttatttgtatcttttactttttatcgCAGTCAAAAGTCATCCGACTTTTTTAGTTCTGTTTGTGTGCAAGTTTACTAAAGGAATAACATCGACATTGAAATGTGATTTTCTCATTTAAGAAAGTTTAAAGTTGATATTATATTGGTATTatggtatattatattatcttctGTCATATGTGTTATAGGAGAATTTTGCgaagtgaaaatattttacatagcGTATGCATCGAAACTGAAGAAGATTTCTGTTgtacgtttctttttcaacAATCCTGCAGTCTGCTTCTGTAATTTCATTCTGGGTAATCCTAAACATTTTCCAACCATTAGACGAAGGTCCAGCTTTATGGAGGGGAAGTAAAAAAGATATCCATGTATTTATCCttacaatttaaaaagatGGAAAACAGTAATAAAGCCCAACGAAATGGTCGTCTTATGGTTTATCGCAGGGTGCGTAACGCGCATGTCTTCATAAAAATGCCAACTTTTATTTCCTGGTGAACTGTGTCGTAACGTGAAAATGTTCCgtgatttaaatttaaaaccgTAACCTCGTGaaagttattcgtttaaaattttaatttctagacGAGTTCTACGATCATGTGATTCCAATTGTTTATcagaaattgttaaaatactACATCGAAATGTATATAGGACGTGGAATGTCATAATGGATCTTATTCCTTCTGCGGTCAAAGCTTCTAATATTGATAAGGAATATGAGACCGCATTCAATTTGCTTAATAAATGTATTCACTGAAGAAGCTTTCAGCTGTATACGACGTTTGATCAAATGGTCGCTAAGCCAATgccataaatttcaaatacacTGACAAGTCGTTCCGCGTCAAAGCGATTAAATTGACCGTAGTATCGTCTCTGATATCACACTTACACAATACTTTTTGAATGTTCCGTTAACTATCGACTAAATCGATCTAGTCgcttataaataaatctattaaTCTAATTGTTTAATCGAccattcgcggagagacgcgatcgcgagaaagcacgtcaacgggagtcgtaaattcctgtTACGATTAGATAATCAACGCCACGAAACTGATCGATCCCCCTATTTCTATTAGGATAATAAGGGTGGTACAATTGAGTTTACACTGAATTAACACGTATAAACTAatatttattccaacaactttgtaaaaatgtatagacGACAATTACGCTGATGCGTAGGTACAAGTTAAATAAATGATTGATTTAAGGGTAGAAGCTCTTATTAGCCTCGCACTCAGACCCGACAATTGCCTCCTCTACTCTCCAGCAAGGTCTCGACTCTATGAAAGAGTGGTTCCACAAATGGCGCTTCAAAGTCAACGAAAACAAATCCAGCCACATAACTTTCACGCTACGAAAACAAACTTGCCCACAggtgacgataaacaatatacctattccagataaagagtcagtcagatatctgggcatgactATGGATAGAAGattgacatggaaacaacatatcttagataaaaccaaacaactcaaagcaaaatttaaaaaattctactggcgCATCAgccgacgttccaacttaaacacgcaaagtaaaattacatcatacaaggccatattaaaacctgtttggacctatggaatccaactatggggaacagcaagtaattccaacatagaaattctttaacgattccaatcgaaaaccttaagatccctaatagatgcaccttggtacgtcaccaacgaaacgatacatcacgacctcaagatagccacagtcaaagaagaattatccaaattcagcaatagacacagcacaagagttaacaaccaccaaaaccctctaattactcaactactcgacacgtcggaacagacccgcaggctaaaaagacattacaccttagatcTAAGCACTAGATTTAAATAGAGTCAaatatactataaacacttattaatcacgtcatagtaccacgtcagataaatttatttaatattctctaACGAggattgattgtaaaataatcgcAAAAAAAAGAGGGTAGAGGCTCGTTACAGATATGTGTTGACTACTCTAATGGTGAAGAATGAATAAGTTAGGCttagtgacgatgctgtgtcggaGGAAAGCTAATGATGGGAGTGTCTAGTGCATgggaccatcggatttgttaATGACATTTTTggttaggaaagtgagggtagtagacattgtttctgatTGGCTAAGAAGAAGTTTGGTAGACTAggaagggtcttagccgccctcgatagaaagttgaTAATAGGAAgcatcgtacgtgagaaaaactAACTTCCCGCGTTTTCTCGTAGTAAACCATAAACCTTAGAAAACGCTTTCGAATAAGAAGATCTTTGTTCGGTCTGAAGGACTTTAGCTAAAATTCCCGAGATTTATGGACGGTCCTTAAGACTATTGagggtacgcaataaggatgtgtgGACATTTGGATGCTAACgagaattaattgtaaaataaatgcaaataaaataaaaaatctggaTGCCATTTTGCCCGCGGTGTGTGGCCTGGTGTAGGTAGGGTGTCGCCGACGTAACACCATTATCTCTAAAAAGTGAAAGTTGCTTAAATGCTGATTGGATATTAATTGAACGttcaaattgaatttttatttatgaataagTTAATTGTAATTGTTTGAAATTCAGAATCTATATGAAGCATTTAGTTTAATAGTTTGTGTGATAACAGATAATAACAGAAACGTTACAACTGTCGCAGTAATGTCACTGCGTTTACTATAGAACGCGGTTAAGTAGTTTAGGACTGCATGTGGTCAGACACAAAGTTTAATGTAAGATGATTAACGCTCAATGCGATAAACACATGTTAAATATAGTACGGGACGCAACTATGTTAAATTGACGTAGCAGCCTCTTCCTGTGATACACAAAGATCAAATGATCGCTTGTGAAACTGTAATTGTCCAATGTAATTGTCAAATGTTCATTTCGTAAAATAAGGGTACAAAAAAGCAACAACAATGGAGGAACAGCACGATATTCTACGAATGCCCATTAAACGGCCTTTTCAACGTTGTTGGAACTGTTCGAAAACTAGGGGAAACACCGGAAACTCTCTAGAGTGATCTGCAGCAATGTTGCAAACTACAAAATTACTTCCTGTCACTTTGCAACGATGCTTGGAAAGTTCAGCGATGTTCGTGAAATTGGAGACTACATTATAGATCGTGTTTTCTTTTCGTAGAATAAACATTGtcttttaacgaattaatCGTACAGGTGGATTCTAACGGGACCGGACGTCGCATAGATATAGAGTTTTCGTCTTGGTGAATGCATAAACAAGTAGCGTCTTTCACGGAGAAGGAAGACGGTCACGATATTCAGCGAAGAATTGTCAAAGTGAATTGAGTTGCCAGAACTTCTCTCCCCCAGCGAACTTTtcgattatttgaaattatggCAGCTCCCTGGAGAAGTAGAAGGAGATTTTCAACGATTTGTCCCTGTGGAAAGCTCTTCCATCGTATTCACGATAAGATATTATCAtcgatttcttttaataatttgtcaAGTGGTCGAAAAATTCGATCTCGTATGGATTTATCCCGATAAACGTGGAATTTTAAAAGTTGAAACTGAATTATCGATACTTGAAGGAACTAATTACGAAGTCGAAGTCGAAGACAGAAGTTCAGAAGCGGCCAGGAAGAAATCATTTTGCAATTATCGAACGTAAACTTCAGTCAGCTCACGATTTAATCAACTGGTCTGATGTAGTTTTGATTGCTACCTCTGATCTAATCGAATTGttcactactttcatcgttacTTTCATTATTTCTACGTTCCAACGTGGAAATTATGTCTATAATTTCGGTTGATTCGATTGCAATCGTTGGTGAGGAGGATTGAGGAGAAGATGTTGAATCGATGAATCGTTTAATTTGTACTAATAATGTAGGTATGTGTTTAACGAGTTGCCTTTAACGACGAGATATACGACATCGATAGATTAAAGCTTTCAATTAATTAGCCATCGAATTGCAAACGATTAATCATTTCTATTGATAGTGGCTAGTGAAAGGAAACTAATAAACCGAAATGGGGTTGTAGcaacgattaattttaattttttttcaatccCCTACCTCTATTCTGATTGGGAGTCTGTCCTCGGTGAACCAATAACGCGACAAATCGATACATACCTACACACGGATTCGATTATAGCCAGGTTACAGGCgaattttcaactttttaccAGGCCCGTACGTCGATAGTTTCGCCATCGATTAATCATTTCTTTCAATTAAACAACCGACGAAAGTTAATAAACCGAAAAATGGGCTCTGTTACAGTCatcaatttaaatttgtcaGAAGTTGGCTGACCGTTTAATACCCTATCATAGGTGTCTgtgcaaatcgatcgactCGACGTTCGCTCGATTATTACGTCCGACAAaatgaattgaaataaattaacgatatacCAGACCAAGCGATTGTTATTGCCGGTTTCACGCGCAAGTAACTTGGTTATTCATAACTTAATTGCCGGTGATCGAATAGTCTCCGAACGTTGTAATTATCATAATAACGCGGACCATGTAATAATGATCATTATTAGAATGATACGAGCGACcactattaatttctaaatagcCGTTGCAATTTAAATGCGAGTTAAACATTCTGTAGATTAAATGGCAACATTATCCACTTTACTTTCCTTAATAAGATTAAAACTGTAACATAGGAATCTATTCTGACGTCTTGTCAAATTTTTCTGCATGGAACAATAACGAGACAAACGGGGATACCTCGCATTATCGAGCGCGTTAACATCGCTTTCGATTTCAATATATCGTTAATGAGTTTTATACGTAGCCACGGATAAAGCGATCGGAGTATCAACGCCACTATTAAAACGTTTGTACGGTGACGTGATCGTTAGTAGACTCATGTAATGACAGCTTATCGATGAACCAGTCTACCGCTAATCGTATGCAttcgattttaacgattaATTTGTTTATACGACGAAACATCGGTACCGTGGACGCCGTCGATGTTAGAGCCATGGATGGAAGTTTGCACCTTTGTTTATTGATGAATTAGATTAATCTTTTTACAACATTAAAGTTCCTGTATTTTATTCCAAAGTATATTCACAAATATATAGTCTGCTTTTCATAACAACACATTATCTCACAGGGGTCTCTCTCcccttttcttatttctttctactcgcctagaaaaatatacatttacgaataatacgatatacatatgtaatgtCGTAAATCTCGGGGtaattcaggtgatcgattctgaagtctgaaaatcgagtttattgTGAAAATACTTAAATGAAATACAGGAGTAAACAACAATTAATACCAATCGATaacagtaaataataaataacaagttctgtGCAATGTctacctgaaaatcgagaatcgattttcaacgtcctcagctaccgatctttctccgtcaatcttcaatgttttaaataattattctttcttctgtgatcttgtctatttctgatgttgctctctgtccgtccgtttAGGAAATGAGTGTCTCTCAAAATAGCTGTGCgtaaaacaaagaaagtcgctctgtccgtgaaacaaagaaagtcgtgctgtccgtgaaacaaagaaagtcgtGCTGTCCGTAAACAAAGAGAGTCCCTATCACACTtgaactctag
The nucleotide sequence above comes from Bombus fervidus isolate BK054 chromosome 6, iyBomFerv1, whole genome shotgun sequence. Encoded proteins:
- the LOC139988075 gene encoding IQ motif and ubiquitin-like domain-containing protein — translated: MENSEMKTYLVGWKHKLTGTIYRNTCTQTDGKNDKRTQTNFTMDKFTNVECDVEVQTNFFPNVRDRFITSFRNSKEPRFKDYSSEKILESVVKIQRFYRAHRGRQTTISSSGVSACAKNTNRRQIQPVPRFYRSRDFVILNRTSPSTRADFELLYNLLDRWRIHETKSASEQLFVSSRIALCSLILSKEVELLRAIDSRKTTIKLKKREQSYRNFLDELCKPVVWKTSHGESIPVITPFVQYARCFRDTFEELSKENMTVKERIEMLSKLRDDIEPHTCKESDELVRLLNQEIDLLTRNVEESKLNWLRSGLRMAFLRLARESLRNEREDSRLISWFRTSCKTICRSCGRLLPLEKFPREKWSRSSSCNYCLYVRIRTGPRLVYEPYQRLLRDVRRREARIYCYTSLAFVIDAKAVYHLVNDIWHGKSAISENDNLEELRLVRFRNDEEWSPWNCLLLTVKEASLHRKVVDLGKFYGPMILQKFCTKNLQAKLRFEFVAKFKNLRGNKQCY